Proteins co-encoded in one Phalacrocorax carbo chromosome 5, bPhaCar2.1, whole genome shotgun sequence genomic window:
- the MAIP1 gene encoding m-AAA protease-interacting protein 1, mitochondrial: MALRAAPGRGRWLARAFAGPVAARVPPLLPTLSAAAAAATWALPPGGLRPLRPAARFASTGGQGPEDEGPQRRVVVVRITSPLAWLRTRFYYLLIRLYFDQEFSVEEFTRGAKQAFSVVSKLLSQHKLDLLEELVSAEVLQVLKEKISLLPDNHRDALAADIDAIMYTTEGDVRIYYDDDGRKFVSILMRFWYLNGANLPDEVPGETKVFQIVFGDESTKEKRHLLTANYEFQREFTEGAKPDWTITRIEHPRLLE, from the exons ATGGCGCTACGcgcggctccgggccgcggccGGTGGCTCGCGCGCGCGTTCGCGGGGCCGGTGGCGGCCCGGGTCCCTCCGCTTCTCCCCACACTatctgccgccgccgccgccgccacctgGGCCCTGCCTCCGGGCGGGCTCCGCCCGCTGCGGCCTGCCGCCCGGTTCGCCAGCACCGGCGGTCAGGGTCCGGAGGACGAGGGTCCGCAGCGgcgggtggtggtggtgaggatCACCAGCCCCCTCGCCTGGCTCCGCACTCGCTTCTATTACCTCCTCATCCGCCTCTACTTCGACCAGGAGTTCAGCGTCGAGGAGTTCACGCGTGGGGCCAAGCAG GCCTTTTCTGTGGTTTCAAAGCTGCTGTCTCAGCATAAACTTGACCTGCTGGAGGAACTTGTATCAGCAGAG GTACTTCAGGTGCTGAAGGAAAAGATTTCTTTGCTCCCTGACAACCACAGGGATGCTTTAGCAGCTGACATTGATGCAATCATGTACACAACAGAAGGAGATGTTCGCATTTACTATGATGATGATG GAAGGAAGTTTGTTAGTATTCTGATGCGTTTCTGGTATCTGAATGGTGCTAACCTACCTGATGAAGTACCAGGTGAAACCAAAGTTTTCCAGATTGTGTTTGGAGAtgaaagcacaaaagaaaaaagacatctTTTAACAGCAAACTATGA GTTCCAAAGGGAATTTACAGAAGGAGCAAAACCAGACTGGACAATTACACGGATTGAGCATCCAAGGCTATTAGAATAA